A window from Mytilus galloprovincialis chromosome 8, xbMytGall1.hap1.1, whole genome shotgun sequence encodes these proteins:
- the LOC143042425 gene encoding uncharacterized protein LOC143042425, translating to MVTSNDFSNLKRHIMRHAKTHIGHAGDKTYKCKKCCKKFSQVSNVKKGIKTYSGDTPHECGVCDEVFSQRGNLQIHTRTHTRTHTGDKPHSCDVCGKGFRQRSSLQIHMRVHTGDKPHNCDVCCKGFSQRSSLKRHMRIHTGDKYHKCDVCGKVCSQRGNLQLHMGTHTGHKPHSCDVCGKGFSLLGLLRRHMRIHTGETPYDCDICGKGFSQHYNLQIHTRKHTVDTHHDCDVCGKRFPLIGQLQRHIRIHGSHKHYDCDVCGKRFSQHTYLQKHMNTHTGDKPHDCNVCGKRFSQRTYLKKHMKTHTGEKDHVCDVCSKRFSQRAYLKTHMNTHADDKPHGCNVCYKKFKRPSNLKLHMTIHTGDKPHECDVCGKLFSQRTYLKKHMNTHTGENYHVCDVCGKRFRQRTYLTTHMKTHTGDKPHGCNVCYKKFKRSSNLKLHMTIHTGDKPHECDVCGKLFSRLAYLQKHMRTHSG from the coding sequence ATGGTGACGTCCAACGACTTTAGTAATCTGAAGAGACACATAATGAGACACGCGAAAACGCATATTGGACATGCTGGAGATAAaacttataaatgtaaaaaatgctGTAAAAAGTTTAGTCAAGTCAGTAATGTAAAAAAGGGCATCAAAACATATTCCGGTGATACACCTCATGAATGTGGTGTATGTGATGAAGTGTTCAGTCAGCGTGGTAATTTACAGATTCACACGAGAACACATACGAGAACACATACGGGAGATAAACCTCATagctgtgatgtatgtggtaaaggatttAGACAGCGTAGtagtttacagattcacatgagagTACATACGGGAGATAAACCTCATAACTGTGATGTATGTTGTAAAGGGTTTAGCCAGCGTAGTAGTttaaagagacacatgagaatacacacaGGTGATAAATACCATAAGTGCGATGTATGTGGTAAAGTTTGCAGTCAGCGTGGTAATTTACAGCTTCACATGGGAACACATACGGGACATAAACCTCATagctgtgatgtatgtggtaaagggtttagtctgCTTGGTCTGTTACGtagacacatgagaatacacacaGGTGAGACACCTTATGACTGTGATATTTGTGGAAAGGGGTTTAGTCAGCATTATAATTTGCAGATTCATACGAGAAAACACACAGTGGACACACATCATGattgtgatgtatgtggtaaaagaTTTCCTCTGATTGGACAATTACAAAGACACATAAGAATACATGGAAGTCATAAACActatgactgtgatgtatgtggtaaacggTTTAGTCAGCATACATATTTACAGAAACACATGAATacacatactggtgataaaccGCATGACTGTAATGTATGTGGTAAACGGTTTAGTCAGCGTACATATTTAAAGaaacacatgaaaacacatacaggtgaaaagGATCATGTCTGTGATGTATGCAGTAAACGGTTTAGTCAGCGTGCATATTTAAAGACACACATGAATACACATGCTGATGATAAACCGCATGGCTGTAATGTATGTTACAAAAAGTTTAAACGTCCTAGTAATTTAAAACTTCACATGACaatacatacaggtgataaacctcatgagtgtgatgtatgtggtaaactGTTTAGTCAGCGTACATATTTAAAGAAACACATGAACACACATACAGGTGAAAATTATCATGTCTGTGATGTATGCGGTAAACGGTTTAGACAGCGTACATATTTAACGAcacacatgaaaacacatacaggtgataaaccgcATGGCTGTAATGTATGTTACAAAAAGTTTAAACGTTCTAGTAATTTAAAACTTCACATGACaatacatacaggtgataaacctcatgagtgtgatgtatgtggtaaattgTTTAGTCGGCTTGCTTATTTACAaaaacacatgagaacacattCAGGTTAA
- the LOC143042438 gene encoding uncharacterized protein LOC143042438, translating into MRVHTGDKPHNCDVCGKGFSQRSSLKRHMRIHTGDTYHECDVCGKVCSQRGNLQLHMGTHTGHKPHSCDVCGKGFSLLGLLRRHMRIHTGETPYDCDICGKGFNQHYNLQIHTRTHTEDTPHDCDVCGRRFRLIEQLQRHIRIHASHKHYDCDVCGKRFSQHTYLQKHMNTHTGDKPHDCNVCGKRFSQHTYLKKHMKTHTSENYHVCDVCGKRFTQRTYLKTHMITHTDDKPHGCNVCYKKFKRPSNLKLHMTIHTGDKSHECDVCGKRFSRRTYLKKHMITHTGENYHDCNVCGKRFRQRTYLQKHMKTHTGDKPHGCNVCYKKFKRHSHLKRHMNIHTGDKPHECDVCGKLFSRLDYLQKHMRTHSGKHTL; encoded by the coding sequence atgagagTACATACGGGAGATAAACCTCataactgtgatgtatgtggtaaagggtttagccAGCGTAGTAGTttaaagagacacatgagaatacacacaGGTGATACATACCATGAGTGCGATGTATGTGGTAAAGTTTGCAGTCAGCGTGGTAATTTACAGCTTCACATGGGAACACATACGGGACATAAACCTCATagctgtgatgtatgtggtaaagggtttagtctgCTTGGTCTGTTACGtagacacatgagaatacacacaGGTGAGACACCTTATGACTGTGATATTTGTGGAAAGGGGTTTAATCAGCATTATAATTTGCAGATTCATACGAGAACACACACAGAGGATACACCTCATGATTGTGATGTATGTGGTAGAAGATTTCGTCTGATTGAACAATTACAAAGACACATAAGAATACATGCAAGTCATAAACActatgactgtgatgtatgtggtaaacggTTTAGTCAGCATACATATTTACAGAAACACATGAATacacatactggtgataaaccgcatgactgtaatgtatgtggtaaacggtttagtcagcatacatatttaaagaaacacatgaaaacacatacaagTGAAAATTATCATGTCTGTGATGTATGCGGTAAACGGTTTACTCAGCGTACATATTTAAAGACACACATGATAACACATACTGATGATAAACCGCATGGCTGTAATGTATGTTACAAAAAGTTTAAACGTCCTAGTAATTTAAAACTTCACATGACaatacatacaggtgataaatCTCATGagtgtgatgtatgtggtaaacggTTTAGTCGGCGTACATATTTAAAGAAACACATGAtaacacatacaggtgaaaatTATCATGACTGTAATGTATGCGGTAAACGGTTTAGACAGCGTACATATTTACAGaaacacatgaaaacacatacaggtgataaaccgcATGGCTGTAATGTATGTTACAAAAAGTTTAAACGTCACAGTCATTTAAAACGTCACATGAAcatacatacaggtgataaacctcatgagtgtgatgtatgtggtaaattgTTTAGTCGGCTTGATTATTTACAaaaacacatgagaacacattCAGGTAAACACACTTTATGA
- the LOC143042428 gene encoding uncharacterized protein LOC143042428: MRVHTGDKPHNCDVCCKGFSQRSSLKRHMRIHTGDKYHKCDVCGKVCSQRGNLQLHMGTHTGHKPHSCDVCGKGFSLLGLLRRHMRIHTGETPYDCDICGKGFSQHYNLQIHTRKHTVDTHHDCDVCGKRFPLIGQLQRHIRIHGSHKHYDCDVCGKRFSQHTYLQKHMNTHTGDKPHDCNVCGKRFSQRTYLKKHMKTHTGEKDHVCDVCSKRFSQRAYLKTHMNTHADDKPHGCNVCYKKFKRPSNLKLHMTIHTGDKPHECDVCGKLFSQRTYLKKHMNTHTGENYHVCDVCGKRFRQRTYLTTHMKTHTGDKPHGCNVCYKKFKRSSNLKLHMTIHTGDKPHECDVCGKLFSRLAYLQKHMRTHSG, translated from the coding sequence atgagagTACATACGGGAGATAAACCTCATAACTGTGATGTATGTTGTAAAGGGTTTAGCCAGCGTAGTAGTttaaagagacacatgagaatacacacaGGTGATAAATACCATAAGTGCGATGTATGTGGTAAAGTTTGCAGTCAGCGTGGTAATTTACAGCTTCACATGGGAACACATACGGGACATAAACCTCATagctgtgatgtatgtggtaaagggtttagtctgCTTGGTCTGTTACGtagacacatgagaatacacacaGGTGAGACACCTTATGACTGTGATATTTGTGGAAAGGGGTTTAGTCAGCATTATAATTTGCAGATTCATACGAGAAAACACACAGTGGACACACATCATGattgtgatgtatgtggtaaaagaTTTCCTCTGATTGGACAATTACAAAGACACATAAGAATACATGGAAGTCATAAACActatgactgtgatgtatgtggtaaacggTTTAGTCAGCATACATATTTACAGAAACACATGAATacacatactggtgataaaccGCATGACTGTAATGTATGTGGTAAACGGTTTAGTCAGCGTACATATTTAAAGaaacacatgaaaacacatacaggtgaaaagGATCATGTCTGTGATGTATGCAGTAAACGGTTTAGTCAGCGTGCATATTTAAAGACACACATGAATACACATGCTGATGATAAACCGCATGGCTGTAATGTATGTTACAAAAAGTTTAAACGTCCTAGTAATTTAAAACTTCACATGACaatacatacaggtgataaacctcatgagtgtgatgtatgtggtaaactGTTTAGTCAGCGTACATATTTAAAGAAACACATGAACACACATACAGGTGAAAATTATCATGTCTGTGATGTATGCGGTAAACGGTTTAGACAGCGTACATATTTAACGAcacacatgaaaacacatacaggtgataaaccgcATGGCTGTAATGTATGTTACAAAAAGTTTAAACGTTCTAGTAATTTAAAACTTCACATGACaatacatacaggtgataaacctcatgagtgtgatgtatgtggtaaattgTTTAGTCGGCTTGCTTATTTACAaaaacacatgagaacacattCAGGTTAA